A genomic segment from uncultured Desulfuromonas sp. encodes:
- a CDS encoding GGDEF domain-containing protein: protein MSTSNCLEHESTRLYEKHTLDSEQATYATWLDNIIRHRRITPWFQPIVDLANGKIVGYEALVRGPSNSPLHSPANLFNAAIHCNRLTELEMLCRDVNIEFFSRLKLPGKLFLNVSPKALLEPDFPRGFTRQTLAHHAIDPRNVVIELTENFPILNIETIRSALTHYREEGFRVALDDLGSAYAGLRLWSELKPDYVKFDKYFIQSINRDKHKKQLIQSMQEIAKCVECRTIAEGIETLEEYYVVQALGVTYGQGYYFSRPSPSPLQQLPSNIVLNHETNHHNQFKWRTESVSGLIKTVPTTSSSTTLNTVGDLFENMPELFALPVVDEGKPVGMLHRHEVMNILASRYGRDLRGNNAIREFMNVTPLCIERDVAIEKLSEIITKEDSKYQGNYFIITDDGTYLGVGMVTDLLKRITELQIRNARYANPLTLLPGNVPINEHLEHLLENYIPFSACYFDLDNFKPFNDLYGYSRGDMVIRLLGTILQSACNPQCDFIGHIGGDDFMIIFRSSDWQQRCEMILHRFAEEVIDLYDEEHRKIGGITSTDRSGQSTFYALTTVSIGATCYDGHEDHCCSQHEIALLASEAKKIAKKTAGNSLFINRRKCSCSS from the coding sequence ATGTCAACATCCAACTGTCTGGAACACGAGAGTACCCGTCTCTATGAAAAGCACACACTAGATTCCGAACAGGCAACATATGCGACATGGTTGGATAATATCATCCGCCATCGAAGAATTACTCCCTGGTTTCAACCCATTGTCGATCTCGCTAACGGTAAAATCGTCGGTTATGAAGCGTTGGTACGCGGCCCCTCAAACTCACCACTCCATTCTCCCGCTAATTTATTTAACGCAGCGATCCATTGTAATCGTCTGACAGAACTGGAAATGCTGTGTCGTGATGTCAATATTGAGTTTTTTTCCCGATTAAAACTACCAGGAAAACTGTTTCTCAATGTCAGCCCCAAAGCACTTCTAGAACCTGACTTCCCCCGTGGCTTCACCCGGCAAACATTGGCTCATCATGCCATCGACCCGCGCAATGTCGTGATTGAATTGACGGAAAATTTTCCAATTCTCAATATTGAAACAATTCGCAGTGCCCTTACCCATTACCGCGAGGAAGGTTTTAGAGTTGCCCTTGATGATCTTGGTTCAGCATACGCAGGATTGCGACTCTGGTCTGAGCTAAAACCCGACTATGTCAAATTCGACAAATACTTCATTCAATCGATCAACCGCGACAAACATAAAAAGCAACTGATCCAGTCCATGCAGGAAATCGCTAAATGTGTCGAGTGTCGAACGATTGCGGAGGGAATTGAAACCCTTGAGGAATATTATGTCGTCCAGGCACTCGGAGTCACATACGGACAAGGCTATTATTTCAGTCGACCCAGCCCAAGTCCGTTGCAACAACTGCCGAGCAATATTGTTCTCAATCATGAAACCAATCATCACAACCAGTTTAAATGGCGTACAGAGTCGGTTTCCGGACTGATCAAAACCGTCCCGACGACCAGCTCATCAACAACGCTCAATACTGTTGGCGACCTGTTTGAAAATATGCCGGAATTATTTGCATTACCTGTCGTCGATGAAGGAAAACCCGTCGGTATGTTACACCGTCATGAAGTAATGAATATTCTGGCCAGTCGCTATGGCCGTGACTTACGAGGCAACAACGCGATTCGAGAATTCATGAATGTCACGCCATTATGCATCGAACGTGATGTTGCCATTGAAAAACTCAGTGAAATCATCACCAAGGAAGACAGTAAATATCAAGGCAACTACTTTATTATTACCGATGATGGAACCTATCTCGGCGTTGGTATGGTGACCGACCTTCTCAAACGGATAACCGAGCTGCAAATTCGTAACGCTCGCTATGCCAACCCACTGACATTGCTTCCAGGCAATGTTCCTATTAATGAACACCTCGAACACTTACTTGAAAATTACATTCCATTCAGCGCCTGCTATTTCGACTTGGACAATTTTAAACCATTTAATGATTTGTACGGATACAGTCGAGGCGATATGGTCATCAGACTTCTCGGGACGATCCTGCAAAGTGCCTGCAACCCACAATGTGATTTCATCGGTCATATTGGCGGGGATGATTTTATGATCATTTTTCGCAGCTCAGACTGGCAACAACGCTGCGAGATGATTCTCCACCGATTCGCTGAGGAGGTCATTGATCTCTATGATGAAGAACATCGGAAAATCGGTGGCATCACTTCGACAGATCGCTCAGGACAGAGCACGTTTTATGCCCTAACAACAGTTTCAATCGGTGCGACCTGTTACGACGGTCATGAAGATCATTGCTGCAGTCAGCATGAAATCGCCCTGCTTGCTTCAGAAGCTAAAAAGATCGCCAAAAAAACTGCAGGGAACTCATTGTTCATCAACCGTCGTAAATGTTCCTGTTCATCATAA
- a CDS encoding HAD-IC family P-type ATPase produces the protein MNDAVRQQLTTLQKAGKTAMVLTDDSRILAIFALSDPIKQDSAAAIHQLKNQGLSVTMLTGDHHDTAQAIAQQSGIDDIVAEVLPADKASVVKEKQRQTPVAMVGDGINDAPALAQADIGMAMGSGTDIAMESADVILVSGSLSLAPIAIEISRQTMATIRQNLFWAFIYNVALIPTAAGVFILVPGMPDILRHFHPMLAAVAMSLSSVTVVSNSLRLYHKRL, from the coding sequence CTGAATGATGCCGTTCGCCAGCAGCTGACCACCTTACAGAAAGCGGGGAAAACCGCGATGGTACTGACAGATGACAGCCGAATCCTCGCCATCTTCGCCCTCTCCGATCCGATCAAACAGGATTCAGCGGCAGCCATTCACCAGCTCAAAAATCAGGGTCTGTCCGTCACCATGTTGACCGGTGATCATCACGATACCGCCCAGGCGATTGCTCAACAAAGCGGCATTGACGATATTGTTGCCGAAGTTCTGCCAGCCGACAAGGCTTCTGTCGTTAAAGAAAAACAACGCCAGACTCCTGTCGCCATGGTCGGCGACGGCATTAATGATGCCCCGGCACTAGCTCAAGCGGATATCGGCATGGCCATGGGCAGTGGTACCGACATTGCCATGGAGAGTGCCGATGTCATTCTGGTGTCGGGTAGTCTGTCTCTTGCTCCCATTGCCATTGAAATCAGCCGCCAAACCATGGCGACCATCCGTCAAAATCTGTTCTGGGCATTTATCTATAATGTGGCGCTAATCCCGACGGCTGCGGGTGTTTTCATCCTCGTCCCCGGCATGCCGGATATTTTGCGCCACTTTCATCCCATGCTGGCGGCAGTGGCCATGTCTCTGAGCAGCGTTACAGTCGTTTCCAACAGTCTACGTTTATACCACAAACGTCTATAA
- a CDS encoding heavy metal translocating P-type ATPase, which translates to MTSSEIQLSLSGMSCTNCAQTIEKGLNAMDAVKSAQVNFASEIVTIHYDGDQLSVEDLIAKIDSLGFHASANLEPSDQKEPLSEKTPFIVGVVFTLPLFLLSMARDFGIIGPWSHALWINWLFLLLATPVQFYTGAGFYTGAWRSLQNRSANMDVLVAMGSTIAYLYSVIVLLFPASGDHVYFETSAVIITLIKLGKLLEARTKGKTGAAIRKLMDLRPKTAVRLSDENEEEIEIKAVVKGDRLRIYPGQTIPVDGRVVAGQSAVDESMLSGEALPVDKQSDDPLTAGTINQHGMLEMVAEKVDKDTVLSQIIQLVQEAQGSKAPIQALADRVAAIFVPSVLLIAITVFLLWWSIGGEFVPAMVRLIAVLIIACPCALGLATPTALMAGIGKASEQGILFKNGTAIETTATIRQMIFDKTGTITAGKPALTDIIPLTEQSTEEVLSLAASIEQGSEHPLGQALIQKAKELQLQLINVEDFAARSGWGVEGKLRGNHYQLGKPIGLNSG; encoded by the coding sequence ATGACCTCCAGCGAAATACAATTATCCCTGTCCGGCATGTCCTGCACCAATTGCGCGCAAACCATTGAAAAAGGACTCAACGCTATGGACGCGGTTAAAAGTGCTCAGGTCAACTTTGCCAGCGAGATTGTCACGATCCATTATGACGGCGATCAACTTAGCGTCGAGGATCTGATCGCCAAAATTGACTCACTCGGTTTTCATGCCAGTGCCAATCTGGAACCCAGCGATCAGAAAGAACCTCTGAGTGAAAAAACACCCTTTATCGTCGGTGTTGTTTTCACTCTGCCTCTCTTCTTACTCAGCATGGCGCGCGACTTTGGCATTATTGGCCCATGGAGTCATGCTTTATGGATCAATTGGCTGTTTCTTCTGTTGGCGACACCAGTACAATTTTATACAGGTGCCGGATTTTACACGGGCGCCTGGCGCAGCCTGCAGAACCGCAGTGCTAATATGGATGTCCTCGTGGCTATGGGCTCAACCATCGCCTACCTCTACTCTGTAATCGTCTTGCTGTTTCCGGCCTCGGGAGATCATGTTTACTTTGAAACGTCGGCCGTGATTATCACCCTGATCAAGCTTGGCAAACTGCTTGAAGCGCGCACCAAAGGCAAAACCGGTGCAGCTATTCGCAAATTGATGGATCTGCGCCCGAAAACAGCGGTGCGCCTATCAGATGAAAATGAAGAAGAGATCGAAATCAAAGCCGTTGTCAAAGGCGATCGGTTACGCATCTACCCCGGGCAAACCATCCCCGTCGATGGCCGTGTCGTTGCCGGACAAAGTGCCGTTGACGAGTCGATGCTCAGCGGTGAGGCACTGCCGGTGGATAAACAGAGCGATGATCCGCTCACGGCCGGCACCATCAACCAGCACGGCATGTTGGAGATGGTGGCTGAAAAAGTGGACAAAGACACGGTGCTGTCACAAATTATTCAGCTGGTTCAGGAAGCTCAGGGCAGCAAAGCGCCAATTCAGGCCCTGGCGGATCGTGTGGCCGCCATCTTTGTTCCCAGCGTGCTACTCATTGCCATCACAGTTTTTCTCCTGTGGTGGTCCATTGGCGGAGAATTTGTACCGGCGATGGTCCGCCTGATTGCGGTGCTGATTATCGCCTGCCCATGTGCATTAGGATTGGCGACACCGACGGCGCTGATGGCCGGCATCGGTAAAGCGAGTGAACAGGGAATTTTATTCAAGAACGGTACGGCAATTGAAACCACGGCGACGATCCGTCAGATGATCTTTGACAAAACCGGCACCATCACAGCGGGGAAACCGGCGCTGACCGACATCATCCCTCTCACCGAACAGAGCACGGAGGAAGTACTCAGTCTGGCGGCGAGCATTGAACAGGGGTCTGAACACCCGTTAGGCCAGGCATTAATCCAAAAAGCCAAAGAACTGCAACTGCAATTGATCAACGTCGAGGACTTTGCCGCGCGCTCCGGATGGGGGGTTGAAGGTAAACTTCGCGGCAATCATTACCAACTCGGGAAACCGATTGGTTTAAACAGCGGCTGA
- the recQ gene encoding DNA helicase RecQ, giving the protein MSPQQTLQNIFGYREFREPQQQIIETLIGGGDCFVLMPTGGGKSLCYQIPALHRQGVAIVVSPLISLMKDQVDALNANGVKAACYNSSLAAQEARDVLSQLHRQQLDLLYVAPERLLNPDFLDRLQDIDIALIAVDEAHCVSQWGHDFRPEYVQLGELRDQFPETPMIALTATADMQTRQDIIDRLRLHHARQFISSFDRPNIRYTVVDKQKPIVQLEQFLDQHRGEAGIVYALSRKRVEEIAVKLVERGVVAAAYHAGLPDRQRHDVQEAFLRDDIQVVVATVAFGMGIDKSNVRFVVHYDLPKNIESYYQETGRAGRDGLPAEALLLFGYGDIAIARGLIEKGNNPDQVRIELHKLNAMVSYAEPLTCRRRALLGYFGEVLDHDCGNCDLCLNPPERYNATQDAQKVLSCVYRVGQRFGAKHVIDVLRGSSGQRILDLGHDKLSTYGIGAEHSSDVWGGLIRQLVHLGYLYQDVANYSVIKLTEASRSILTGQQELTLARPRLKAVSKKAVRKRAIDLDYNEDLFELLRQRRKEIADEQGVPPFVVFSDASLIEMAYYLPLNEEEMMKINGVGKHKMTHYGEQFIEVIDDYCESEN; this is encoded by the coding sequence GTGTCACCTCAACAGACCCTGCAAAATATTTTTGGGTATCGTGAATTTCGCGAACCACAACAACAGATTATTGAAACCTTGATTGGTGGCGGTGACTGCTTTGTGCTCATGCCTACGGGAGGCGGCAAGTCTCTGTGCTATCAGATTCCGGCTCTGCATCGCCAGGGTGTGGCCATCGTTGTTTCCCCTTTGATCTCGTTGATGAAAGACCAAGTTGACGCGCTCAATGCGAATGGCGTTAAAGCGGCTTGCTACAATTCGTCTCTGGCCGCTCAGGAGGCGCGTGATGTCTTATCGCAATTACATCGTCAACAGCTCGATCTCCTCTATGTCGCACCTGAACGTTTGCTCAATCCGGACTTTCTCGACCGGCTTCAGGATATTGACATTGCCTTGATCGCCGTCGATGAAGCGCATTGTGTCTCGCAATGGGGGCATGACTTCCGTCCCGAATATGTCCAGTTGGGCGAATTGCGTGATCAGTTTCCCGAGACACCGATGATTGCCTTGACGGCCACGGCCGACATGCAGACCCGTCAGGATATTATCGATCGTTTGCGTCTGCACCATGCTCGACAGTTTATCAGTAGTTTTGACCGCCCCAACATTCGTTATACCGTGGTCGATAAACAAAAGCCGATTGTGCAACTGGAGCAATTTCTTGATCAACACCGCGGTGAGGCCGGTATTGTCTACGCCTTAAGCCGTAAACGGGTCGAAGAAATTGCCGTCAAACTGGTGGAGCGGGGCGTGGTTGCCGCCGCCTATCATGCCGGGTTGCCTGATCGCCAGCGTCATGACGTTCAGGAAGCCTTTCTGCGTGATGACATCCAAGTGGTTGTCGCCACCGTGGCCTTTGGCATGGGCATTGACAAATCCAATGTGCGCTTCGTCGTCCACTACGATCTGCCGAAAAATATCGAAAGCTATTATCAGGAAACCGGGCGCGCCGGGCGGGACGGTTTGCCTGCGGAAGCCTTGTTGTTGTTTGGCTATGGCGACATTGCCATTGCCCGCGGCCTGATTGAAAAGGGCAACAACCCCGATCAAGTGCGTATTGAACTGCATAAACTCAATGCCATGGTCAGTTATGCCGAACCGCTGACCTGTCGGCGGCGGGCTTTGCTTGGTTACTTTGGCGAAGTGCTCGATCACGATTGCGGTAACTGTGATTTGTGCCTTAACCCTCCCGAGCGGTATAATGCGACTCAGGATGCTCAGAAAGTGTTGTCGTGTGTCTACCGGGTTGGCCAGCGCTTTGGTGCCAAACATGTGATTGACGTCCTGCGGGGGTCCAGTGGACAACGGATTCTCGATTTAGGCCATGATAAGCTGAGCACCTACGGCATTGGTGCTGAGCACTCCAGTGACGTGTGGGGCGGTTTGATTCGCCAACTGGTTCACCTGGGGTATCTTTACCAGGATGTGGCCAATTATTCCGTGATCAAGCTCACAGAAGCGTCACGATCAATTCTGACCGGCCAGCAGGAGTTGACCCTTGCCCGACCACGCCTTAAAGCCGTCAGCAAAAAAGCGGTACGTAAACGTGCGATCGATCTTGATTATAATGAAGATCTGTTTGAGCTGCTGCGCCAACGCCGCAAGGAAATTGCCGACGAACAGGGCGTACCGCCGTTTGTCGTGTTCAGCGATGCCAGCCTGATCGAAATGGCTTACTATCTCCCTCTCAATGAAGAAGAGATGATGAAGATCAACGGTGTCGGCAAGCATAAGATGACGCATTATGGTGAGCAATTCATTGAAGTGATTGATGACTATTGCGAAAGTGAAAATTAA
- a CDS encoding alpha/beta hydrolase — protein sequence MQAFINGVNLYYSESGDPAKPSVIFIHGFPFNHAIWAEQIKALGNEYHTIAYDFRGMGGSEVGDGQYTLEGHVDDLIALLDFLQIDQAVVVGLSMGGYIALRALERSPQRFLGVVLCDTRSEEDDNAGRIKRANAAKSVKENGSAAFADGFLLAVFSEDSINNNLPAVDLIRQIISQNAPLAIAGNLIAMAARTDTTASLQNIAVPTLILVGAEDKLTTPDDARHMQSRINGAELHVVPKAAHLSNLENPEFFNERLLAFLHGLG from the coding sequence ATGCAAGCTTTTATTAATGGCGTAAATCTTTATTATTCTGAAAGTGGTGATCCGGCGAAGCCTTCCGTGATTTTTATTCATGGATTTCCCTTCAACCACGCAATCTGGGCAGAACAGATCAAAGCTCTGGGGAATGAATATCACACGATTGCCTACGATTTTCGCGGCATGGGTGGCAGTGAGGTCGGCGATGGTCAATATACCCTGGAAGGGCACGTTGATGATTTGATCGCCTTACTTGATTTTCTGCAGATTGATCAAGCTGTGGTTGTCGGTTTGTCCATGGGAGGTTATATCGCGTTACGGGCACTTGAACGTTCACCACAACGTTTTTTAGGGGTTGTTCTCTGTGATACCCGCAGTGAAGAGGATGATAATGCGGGAAGAATCAAGCGTGCCAATGCGGCCAAATCGGTCAAAGAGAACGGTTCTGCTGCCTTTGCGGATGGATTTCTCCTTGCGGTGTTCAGTGAGGACTCCATCAACAACAATCTTCCTGCGGTTGATTTGATTCGACAGATTATCAGCCAAAATGCACCACTTGCCATTGCCGGAAATCTGATCGCCATGGCTGCTCGTACTGATACCACAGCATCTTTGCAAAACATTGCCGTGCCGACATTGATTTTGGTTGGTGCTGAGGACAAGCTGACCACACCGGATGATGCACGTCATATGCAGAGCAGGATCAATGGTGCTGAATTACATGTTGTTCCAAAGGCCGCCCATCTGAGCAATCTGGAGAATCCGGAGTTCTTCAATGAACGCCTGCTGGCGTTTTTACATGGACTTGGCTGA
- a CDS encoding fumarate hydratase codes for MSEFKYQDPFPLGKDDTEYRLLTKEYVSTTEFEGQEVLKVDPEGLAFLSNQAFREVNFLLRPSHNDKVASILRDPEASANDRGVAMAMLQNAVVAAKFELPFCQDTGTATVLGKKGQGVWTGGNDAEMLSKGVYKTYTEENLRYSQNAPINMYDEVNTKCNLPAQIDLLSTEGNEYKFLFVVKGGGSANKSYLYQETKATINKNTLVDWLVGKLKTLGTAACPPYHVAFCIGGTSAETCLKTAKLGSTGYYDHLPTEGNELGQSFRDVELENELLKRAQELGIGAQFGGKYFAHDIRVIRSSRHGASCPIGLAVSCSADRNIKAKINKDGIWLEQMDSNPARLMPQGGRDNRPEVVSIDLNRPMKDVLAELSKYPTKTQLSLNGTIIVGRDIAHARFREIIERGEELPQYLMDYPIYYAGPAKTPAGKPSGSFGPTTAARMDPYVDMLQSRGASMIMIAKGNRSQQVTDSCKKHGGFYLGSIGGPAAALAEYNIKSVECLDFEDLGMEAVWKIEVVDFPAFILVDDKGNDFFKELGI; via the coding sequence ATGTCAGAATTCAAGTACCAGGACCCGTTTCCGCTGGGCAAAGACGATACCGAATATCGTCTGTTGACCAAGGAATATGTCAGCACCACCGAATTTGAAGGCCAAGAAGTCCTGAAAGTGGACCCCGAAGGTCTGGCGTTCCTGTCTAATCAGGCATTCCGTGAAGTCAACTTCCTGTTGCGCCCATCGCACAACGACAAAGTTGCGTCCATTCTTCGTGATCCTGAAGCCTCTGCCAATGATCGTGGTGTTGCCATGGCCATGTTGCAGAATGCTGTTGTCGCGGCAAAATTTGAACTTCCCTTCTGCCAGGATACCGGTACAGCTACTGTTCTCGGTAAAAAAGGCCAGGGTGTCTGGACCGGTGGTAACGACGCTGAGATGCTTTCCAAAGGTGTTTACAAAACGTACACCGAAGAGAACCTGCGCTACTCTCAGAATGCTCCGATCAACATGTATGATGAGGTCAACACCAAATGTAACCTGCCCGCTCAGATCGACTTACTGTCGACTGAAGGCAATGAATACAAATTCCTGTTTGTCGTCAAAGGTGGTGGTAGTGCCAACAAAAGCTACCTCTATCAGGAAACCAAAGCCACCATTAACAAGAACACTCTGGTGGACTGGCTGGTCGGCAAATTGAAAACCCTCGGCACCGCAGCCTGCCCTCCTTACCATGTGGCTTTCTGCATCGGCGGCACCAGTGCTGAAACCTGCCTGAAAACCGCTAAACTGGGCTCCACCGGCTATTACGACCATCTGCCCACTGAAGGCAACGAGCTGGGCCAGTCCTTCCGTGACGTTGAGCTGGAAAATGAACTGCTCAAGCGTGCTCAGGAACTGGGCATCGGTGCCCAATTCGGCGGTAAATACTTCGCCCACGACATCCGTGTCATCCGCTCCAGCCGCCACGGCGCTTCCTGCCCCATCGGCCTGGCAGTTTCTTGCTCCGCAGACCGCAACATCAAAGCCAAGATCAACAAAGACGGCATCTGGCTGGAGCAGATGGACAGTAACCCGGCACGCCTGATGCCTCAAGGTGGCCGCGACAACCGTCCTGAAGTGGTTTCCATCGACCTCAACCGTCCGATGAAAGACGTTCTGGCGGAGCTGTCCAAATATCCGACCAAGACCCAACTGTCTCTCAACGGCACCATCATCGTTGGTCGTGACATTGCGCATGCCCGTTTCCGTGAAATCATCGAGCGTGGTGAAGAGCTGCCGCAATATCTCATGGACTACCCGATCTACTACGCGGGTCCGGCCAAAACTCCGGCAGGCAAGCCGTCCGGTTCCTTCGGTCCGACTACCGCAGCACGTATGGACCCCTATGTTGACATGCTGCAGTCCCGTGGCGCATCCATGATCATGATCGCCAAAGGTAACCGTTCACAACAGGTCACGGATTCCTGTAAGAAGCATGGCGGTTTCTACCTCGGCTCCATCGGTGGCCCGGCTGCCGCTTTGGCCGAGTACAACATCAAGAGCGTTGAATGCCTCGACTTTGAAGATCTGGGCATGGAAGCGGTCTGGAAAATCGAAGTGGTTGATTTCCCTGCCTTCATCCTGGTGGATGACAAAGGTAACGACTTCTTCAAAGAGCTGGGTATCTAA